A section of the Poecile atricapillus isolate bPoeAtr1 chromosome 36, bPoeAtr1.hap1, whole genome shotgun sequence genome encodes:
- the LOC131591019 gene encoding antigen peptide transporter 2-like isoform X1, translating to MCTGELRGLDWEHWCGLAVDHFLEATHGALVCTGPAMALPPAALLPGLLLVADALALVLLVPLVPLLAPLGVVGLWLEATLRLPVLAVATWLLLPRRPSGATAAVVTVAATPAAFGTFRHLLGPPGAGPVLLVTASPAWLGVTHAAVTLALLAWAAPPAPGGVPKTSGDVPKAPGTILRVLALTWEERNVLGGAFVCLVLAAIGETLGPYVTGKVLDAIRSGDGLTAGAVGMVAAAGGASVLFSGCRGGLFTLLEARLHQRLSLRLFSHLVRQDLDFFQGTPAAELSAQFSMEVPRVCRAAPSGANLLFRSLGMALVVGAFMFALAPGLALLALLELPFGIAIHRIQSAREQALQRSMLEASARTASGVQESVAAIETIRIFSAEEEEEKQHSCNLAKELRLKEQMNLELAFFTLVQRVLQLTIRVLVLFRSHQQLRDGYITPGVLVSFLLYQDTVGSHVQVLLYGFNEFLTKAAAGWKIWEYLDREATGDVGGVQKPPELQGHVTFQKVTFTYPGNPEHPVLKDVTFEVRSGEVTALAGCNGSGKSTAVALLERLRDPGSGKVLLDGIPLPEYEHQYLHQKVVLVEQDPILFSGTIRENILLGLEHCKESELQEAATAAGAMEFIQGLEQGWDTEVGEHGEHLAAGERRRVALARALLRRPAVLILDEALDDGDEGAAQCWLRTGLAQTVLVVSHRPRVLDAADHLVVLERGAVVETGTPAELRERCGAYSRLLLGGGRTGGPEASSMSSEKGAASGRE from the exons ATGTGCACTGGGGAGCTGAGAGGGttggactgggagcactggtgtgGACTG GCTGTTGATCATTTCCTGGAAGCCACACACGGAGCACTGGTCTGTACCGGCCCCGCCATGGCGCTGCcgcctgctgctctcctgcccgGGCttctgctggtggctgatgccCTGgcactggtgttactggtgccACTGGTGCCGCTGCTGGCGCCGCTGGGTGTGGTGGGCCTGTGGCTCGAGGCCACCCTGCGCCTGCCCGTCCTGGCCGTGGCTAcgtggctgctgctcccacgCCGTCCGTCCGGAGCCACCGCGGCCGTTGTCACGGTCGCCGCCACCCCCGCGGCCTTCGGAACATTCCGGCACCTCCTGGGGCCACCCGGGGCTGGGCCAGTGCTGTTGGTGACCGCCTCCCCCGCCTGGCTCGGGGTCACCCACGCAGCTGTCACACTGGCCCTGCTGGCCTGGGCCGCGCCCCCGGCCCCTGGCGGTGTCCCCAAGACCTCTGGCGACGTTCCCAAGGCTCCTGGCACCATCTTGCGTGTTCTGGCACTGACCTGGGAGGAGCGGAACGTTCTCGGAGGTGCCTTCGTCTGCCTCGTGCTGGCAGCCATTG GGGAGACGTTGGGACCGTACGTCActgggaaggtgctggatgCCATCAGGAGTGGGGACGGACTCACTGCTGGAGCTGTTGGGAtggtggcagctgctggaggtgccag TGTGCTGTTTTCCGGGTGCCGTGGGGGGCTCTTCACGCTGTTGGAAGCTCGTCTCCATCAGAGGCTGAGCCTCCGGCTCTTCTCTCACCTGGTGCGTCAAGACCTGGACTTCTTTCAGGGAACGCCGGCAG CTGAGCTCTCGGCTCAGTTTTCCATGGAAGTGCCACGGGTGTGCAGGGCAGCACCGAGTGGAGCCAACCTGCTGTTCCGAAGCCTGGGAATGGCCCTGGTGGTGGGGGCGTTCATGTTTGCACTGGCACcggggctggcactgctggcactgctggagctgcccttTGGAATTGCTATCCACCGCATCCAGAGTGCCCGGGAACAG GCACTTCAGCGATCCATGCTGGAAGCATCTGCCCGGACAGCCTCGGGGGTGCAGGAATCTGTTGCTGCCATCGAGACAATCCGTATCTTCTcagcggaggaggaggaggagaagcagcacagctgcaacCTGGCCAAGGAGCTGAGGCTGAAGGAACAGATGAATCTGGAGCTGGCATTCTTCACCCTTGTCCAGAGG GTGCTCCAACTGACCATCCGGGTCCTGGTGCTCTTCCgaagccaccagcagctccgTGACGGATACATCACTCCTGGGGTCCTTGTCAGCTTCCTGCTGTACCAGGACACAGTTGGCAGCCATGTCCAG GTGCTACTCTACGGCTTCAATGAATTCCTGACCAAAGCAGCTGCCGGATGGAAGATCTGGGAATACCTGGATCGGGAAGCCACAGGGGATGTCGGGGGGGTGCAGAAGCCCCCAGAGCTTCAGGGCCATGTCACTTTTCAGAAAGTCACCTTCACGTATCCTGGGAATCCAGAGCATCCTGTGCTGAAG GACGTGACCTTCGAGGTGCGTTCCGGGGAGGTGACAGCACTAGCGGGGTGCAATGGAAGCGGGAAGAGCACGGCTGTGGCACTGTTGGAGCGGCTGCGGGATCCCGGGAGTGGGAAGGTGCTTCTGGATGGGATCCCACTGCCAGAATATGAACACCAGTATCTGCACCAGAAG gtggTGCTGGTGGAGCAGGATCCCATCCTATTTTCTGGAACGATCCGTGAAAACAtcttgctggggctggagcactgCAAAGagtcagagctgcaggaggccgccactgctgctggagccatGGAATTCATCCAGGGACTggaacagggctgggacaccG AGGTGGGGGAGCATGGGGAGCATCTGGCAGCAGGGGAGCGGCGCCGTGTGGCCCTGGCCCGGGCTCTGCTCCGGCGCCCGGCCGTCCTCATCCTTGACGAGGCACTGGATGATGGAGACGAGGGGGCG GCACAGTGCTGGCTGCGCACGGGGCTGGCCCAGACTGTGCTGGTGGTGTCCCACCGGCCGCGGGTGCTGGATGCAGCCGATCACCTCGTGGTGCTGGAGCGTGGAGCCGTGGTGGAGACAGGAACACCAGCAGAGCTGCGGGAACGCTGTGGGGCCTACAGCCGTCTGCTCCTTGGAGGTGGCAGGACTGGGGGGCCCGAGGCCTCCAGCATGAGCAGTGAGAAGGGGGCTGCATCTGGCAGGGAATAA
- the LOC131591019 gene encoding antigen peptide transporter 2-like isoform X2 gives MALPPAALLPGLLLVADALALVLLVPLVPLLAPLGVVGLWLEATLRLPVLAVATWLLLPRRPSGATAAVVTVAATPAAFGTFRHLLGPPGAGPVLLVTASPAWLGVTHAAVTLALLAWAAPPAPGGVPKTSGDVPKAPGTILRVLALTWEERNVLGGAFVCLVLAAIGETLGPYVTGKVLDAIRSGDGLTAGAVGMVAAAGGASVLFSGCRGGLFTLLEARLHQRLSLRLFSHLVRQDLDFFQGTPAAELSAQFSMEVPRVCRAAPSGANLLFRSLGMALVVGAFMFALAPGLALLALLELPFGIAIHRIQSAREQALQRSMLEASARTASGVQESVAAIETIRIFSAEEEEEKQHSCNLAKELRLKEQMNLELAFFTLVQRVLQLTIRVLVLFRSHQQLRDGYITPGVLVSFLLYQDTVGSHVQVLLYGFNEFLTKAAAGWKIWEYLDREATGDVGGVQKPPELQGHVTFQKVTFTYPGNPEHPVLKDVTFEVRSGEVTALAGCNGSGKSTAVALLERLRDPGSGKVLLDGIPLPEYEHQYLHQKVVLVEQDPILFSGTIRENILLGLEHCKESELQEAATAAGAMEFIQGLEQGWDTEVGEHGEHLAAGERRRVALARALLRRPAVLILDEALDDGDEGAAQCWLRTGLAQTVLVVSHRPRVLDAADHLVVLERGAVVETGTPAELRERCGAYSRLLLGGGRTGGPEASSMSSEKGAASGRE, from the exons ATGGCGCTGCcgcctgctgctctcctgcccgGGCttctgctggtggctgatgccCTGgcactggtgttactggtgccACTGGTGCCGCTGCTGGCGCCGCTGGGTGTGGTGGGCCTGTGGCTCGAGGCCACCCTGCGCCTGCCCGTCCTGGCCGTGGCTAcgtggctgctgctcccacgCCGTCCGTCCGGAGCCACCGCGGCCGTTGTCACGGTCGCCGCCACCCCCGCGGCCTTCGGAACATTCCGGCACCTCCTGGGGCCACCCGGGGCTGGGCCAGTGCTGTTGGTGACCGCCTCCCCCGCCTGGCTCGGGGTCACCCACGCAGCTGTCACACTGGCCCTGCTGGCCTGGGCCGCGCCCCCGGCCCCTGGCGGTGTCCCCAAGACCTCTGGCGACGTTCCCAAGGCTCCTGGCACCATCTTGCGTGTTCTGGCACTGACCTGGGAGGAGCGGAACGTTCTCGGAGGTGCCTTCGTCTGCCTCGTGCTGGCAGCCATTG GGGAGACGTTGGGACCGTACGTCActgggaaggtgctggatgCCATCAGGAGTGGGGACGGACTCACTGCTGGAGCTGTTGGGAtggtggcagctgctggaggtgccag TGTGCTGTTTTCCGGGTGCCGTGGGGGGCTCTTCACGCTGTTGGAAGCTCGTCTCCATCAGAGGCTGAGCCTCCGGCTCTTCTCTCACCTGGTGCGTCAAGACCTGGACTTCTTTCAGGGAACGCCGGCAG CTGAGCTCTCGGCTCAGTTTTCCATGGAAGTGCCACGGGTGTGCAGGGCAGCACCGAGTGGAGCCAACCTGCTGTTCCGAAGCCTGGGAATGGCCCTGGTGGTGGGGGCGTTCATGTTTGCACTGGCACcggggctggcactgctggcactgctggagctgcccttTGGAATTGCTATCCACCGCATCCAGAGTGCCCGGGAACAG GCACTTCAGCGATCCATGCTGGAAGCATCTGCCCGGACAGCCTCGGGGGTGCAGGAATCTGTTGCTGCCATCGAGACAATCCGTATCTTCTcagcggaggaggaggaggagaagcagcacagctgcaacCTGGCCAAGGAGCTGAGGCTGAAGGAACAGATGAATCTGGAGCTGGCATTCTTCACCCTTGTCCAGAGG GTGCTCCAACTGACCATCCGGGTCCTGGTGCTCTTCCgaagccaccagcagctccgTGACGGATACATCACTCCTGGGGTCCTTGTCAGCTTCCTGCTGTACCAGGACACAGTTGGCAGCCATGTCCAG GTGCTACTCTACGGCTTCAATGAATTCCTGACCAAAGCAGCTGCCGGATGGAAGATCTGGGAATACCTGGATCGGGAAGCCACAGGGGATGTCGGGGGGGTGCAGAAGCCCCCAGAGCTTCAGGGCCATGTCACTTTTCAGAAAGTCACCTTCACGTATCCTGGGAATCCAGAGCATCCTGTGCTGAAG GACGTGACCTTCGAGGTGCGTTCCGGGGAGGTGACAGCACTAGCGGGGTGCAATGGAAGCGGGAAGAGCACGGCTGTGGCACTGTTGGAGCGGCTGCGGGATCCCGGGAGTGGGAAGGTGCTTCTGGATGGGATCCCACTGCCAGAATATGAACACCAGTATCTGCACCAGAAG gtggTGCTGGTGGAGCAGGATCCCATCCTATTTTCTGGAACGATCCGTGAAAACAtcttgctggggctggagcactgCAAAGagtcagagctgcaggaggccgccactgctgctggagccatGGAATTCATCCAGGGACTggaacagggctgggacaccG AGGTGGGGGAGCATGGGGAGCATCTGGCAGCAGGGGAGCGGCGCCGTGTGGCCCTGGCCCGGGCTCTGCTCCGGCGCCCGGCCGTCCTCATCCTTGACGAGGCACTGGATGATGGAGACGAGGGGGCG GCACAGTGCTGGCTGCGCACGGGGCTGGCCCAGACTGTGCTGGTGGTGTCCCACCGGCCGCGGGTGCTGGATGCAGCCGATCACCTCGTGGTGCTGGAGCGTGGAGCCGTGGTGGAGACAGGAACACCAGCAGAGCTGCGGGAACGCTGTGGGGCCTACAGCCGTCTGCTCCTTGGAGGTGGCAGGACTGGGGGGCCCGAGGCCTCCAGCATGAGCAGTGAGAAGGGGGCTGCATCTGGCAGGGAATAA
- the LOC131591022 gene encoding antigen peptide transporter 1-like: MLSPSTRRLLALLGPERGRWMLVGGLMSASALGEVAAPYFTGQVTDQVTQKDATAAVWPLVLLGLSSAITELACDSLAAVALTRARDRLQRGAVAVVLRGDVPGPGGSLGDTPGAVAERVTGDSEAAHSALADVLVPGLWALTRAGSLLAMVAWLSPVLALLTLLALPLLVLLPHTVGCIEQDLARQVRKAQARTTALALESLGAIGTIRAFGHEAGVTARVWQRLAQGHQLAQREALAYAAGCWASGFPALALKLVLLLLGGYLVAAGTVTPGDLVTILMCQLHFINAVKGVLHYFPILAKAVGSSETLLELLEQAKTVAPAGPPSPVPPQGHETTWTQGLCLKDVWMSYPGRSEPVLKGVSLSLRPGEVVAVLAPPGGGKSSLVSAALGLRPLAGGAVLLNGIPLTPSSDPALRQQVAGVLQRLSLLSRSLSANIMLGWGHKEGTQVMAAAQRVGVHTWAKQLPHGYDTEVGPRGMQLSGGQAQGVALARALLRNPQVLVLDEPTRALDPMTQRKVEQELLCPGAPGAGERPAVLLVTGRVALAQRAPRVALLEGGRLRELGTPGELRTLPWGTAGDTGDTGDGEGDD, encoded by the exons ATGTTGTCTCCCTCCACACGccggctcctggccctgctgggccCCGAGCGCGGGCGCTGGATGCTGGTGGGGGGGCTGATGTCGGCTTCTGCCCTCG GTGAGGTGGCTGCCCCATACTTCACGGGACAAGTCACCGACCAGGTGACACAGAAGGATGCAACAGCGGCCGTGTGGCCccttgtgctgctggggctcagcag tGCCATCACCGAGCTGGCCTGTGACAGCCTGGCAGCTGTGGCGCTGACACGGGCTCGGGACCGGCTCCAGCGCGGTGCGGTGGCTGTAGTGCTGCGTGGGGACGTGCCCGGGCCGGGGGGCAGCCTGGGGGACACGCCAGGCGCGGTGGCCGAGCGGGTGACAGGGGACTCTGAGGCGGCGCACTCAGCGCTGGCCGATGTGCTGGTGCCGGGGCTGTGGGCGTTGACACGGGCTGGGTCACTGCTAGCCATGGTGGCCTGGCTGTCCCCGGTGCTGGCCCTGCTCACCCTTCTGGCGCTGCCcctccttgtgctgctgccacACACCGTCGGGTGCATCGAACAG GATCTGGCACGGCAGGTGCGGAAGGCACAGGCCCGCACCACTGCACTGGCCCTGGAGTCACTGGGGGCCATAGGGACCATCCGGGCCTTCGGGCACGAGGCCGGTGTCACCGCGCGCGTCTGGCAGCGCCTCGCCCAGGGACATCAGTTGGCGCAGAGGGAGGCGCTGGCCTATGCGGCTGGGTGCTGGGCCAGCGGG TTCCCTGCATTGGCCCTGAAGTTGGTGCTGCTCCTCTTGGGGGGATACTTGGTGGCTGCAGGGACTGTCACCCCTGGGGATCTGGTCACCATCCTCATGTGCCAGCTGCACTTCATCAACGCTGTGAAG ggtgtgcTCCACTACTTCCCGATCCTGGCCAAGGCCGTTGGCTCCTCTGAGACACTCCTGGAACTGCTGGAGCAGGCCAAGACGGTGGCACCTGCGGGGCCACCGTCACCTGTCCCCCCCCAGGGCCATGAGACCACATGGACTCAGGGCCTGTGCCTCAAGGATGTCTGGATGTCGTACCCTGGGCGGTCTGAGCCAGTCCTCAAG GGGGTGTCGCTGTCGCTGCGCCCCGGGGAGGTCGTGGCCGTGctggcgccccctggcggcgggAAGAGCTCGCTGGTGTCAGCGGCGCTGGGACTGCGCCCCCTGGCGGGCGGGGCGGTGCTGCTCAACGGGATTCCCCTGACCCCCAGCTCGGACCCTGCTCTGCGACAGCAG GTTGCTGGTGTCCTGCAGCGCCTGTCCCTCTTGTCCCGCTCTCTCAGCGCCAACATCATGCTGGGCTGGGGCCAcaaggaggggacacaggtgatgGCAGCGGCACAGCGGGTGGGGGTGCACACTTGGGCCAAGCAGCTGCCGCATGGCTATGACACAG aggTGGGCCCACGGGGGATGCAGCTTTCAGGGGGGCAGGCACAAGGAGTGGCGCTGGCCCGGGCCCTGCTCAGGAACCCCcaagtgctggtgctggatGAGCCCACGCGGGCACTCGACCCCATGACCCAGCGCAAG gtggagcaggagctgctgtgtcccGGCgctcctggggcaggggagAGGCCGGCAGTGCTGCTGGTGACCGGGCGGGTGGCCCTGGCCCAACGGGCTCCGAGGGTGGCCCTGCTGGAGGGGGGACGGCTGCGGGagctggggacccccggggagtTAAGGACCCTCCCgtgggggacagcgggggacactggggacactggggatggggagggggacGACTAG